The stretch of DNA GAAGGGGATTCTTATTTGTACAAATGGTACTTCGAGCTTGGAACGAGCATGAACAGATTAACAATACTTCTTTATCTTTTAAGTTGTTCTGTCGGATCGGTCGTTCAAGATCTTTGGTCTTTATCTGAACCCGATGAAAAAAATGGGATCACTTCTTATGGATTCGTTGAGAATGATTCTGATCTAGTTCATGGCCTATTAGAAGTAGAAGGCGCTCTGGTAGGATCTTCACGGACAGAAAAAGATTGCAGTCAGTTTGATAATGATCGAGTGACATTGCTTCTTCGGCCTGAACCGAGGAATCCCTTAGATATGATGCAAAAAGGCTCTTGTTCTATCCTTGATCAGAGATTTCTCTATGAAATAGAGTTTGAAGAAGGGGAGGGAGAAGGAGCCCTTGACCCGCAGGAGGATTTATTCAATCACATAGTTTGGGCTCCTAGAATATGGAGCCCTTGGGGCTTTCTATTTGATTGTATCGAAAGGACCAATGAATTGGGATTTCCCTATTGGTCCAGGTCATTTCGGGACAAGCGGATCATTTATGATGAAGAGGATGAGCTTCAAGAGAATGATTTGGGGTTCTTGTAGAGTGGAACCATGCAGTACCAGACACGAGATAGATCTTCCAAAGAACAAGGCCTTTTTCGAATAAGCCAATTCATTTGGGACCCTGCAAATCCACTCTTTTTCCTATTCAAAGATCAGCCCTCTGGCTCTGTGTTTTCACATCGAGAATTATTTGCAGATGAAGAGATGTCAAAGGGGCTTCGTACTTCCCAAACAGATCCTGCTACATCTATATATAAATGCTGGTTTATCAAGAATACATAAGAAAAGCACTTCGAATTGTTGATTAATCGTCAGAGATGGCTTAGAACTAATAGTTCATTATCTAATGGATCTTTCCGTTCTAATACTCTATCCGAGAGTTATTCGTATTTATCAAATCTGTTCCTATCTAACGGAATGCTATTGGATCAAATAACAAGGACATTGTTGAGAAAAAGATGGCTTTTCCCGGATGAAATGAAAATTGGATTCATGTAACAGGAGAAAGATTTCCCATTCCTTAGCCAGAAAGATATGTGGCCATGAAAAAGGGATTAAGTGGAACAGAATTGATTTGGTGGTAGAGTTGTGGAAACTCttgtttcttccatattttggaccTTAGCTCCATGGAAGAATATGTTACTGCTGAAACATGGAAgaattgaaatcttagattaaaACACTATGTATGGATGGTATGAACTGCCTAAACAAGAATTCTTGAACAGCAAACAACCAGTTCAGATATTCACGACCAAGAAGTACTGGATTCTCTTTCGGATAGGCCCTAAAAGGAGAAGGAAGGCTGGAGTGCCAACAGGCGTCTATTATATTGAATTTACCCGATAGTCCCCATTTTGGGAACGTCCAATGCCAAAGTCACTGAATGGGTAAGTCGCCAATCCTTGGACTATGTAATGTATTTTATCTGCTGGGTTACGGGCGGGCATTTTACCAGAGGTTTCTAATCTACCCTTGTGTGATTCCTGTTGAAGCATGTACTCGGGGGGTGGGTGCAGGGCGGATGATTTTAAAGCGGACT from Capsicum annuum cultivar UCD-10X-F1 unplaced genomic scaffold, UCD10Xv1.1 ctg78002, whole genome shotgun sequence encodes:
- the LOC124894851 gene encoding protein Ycf2 A-like; its protein translation is MNRLTILLYLLSCSVGSVVQDLWSLSEPDEKNGITSYGFVENDSDLVHGLLEVEGALVGSSRTEKDCSQFDNDRVTLLLRPEPRNPLDMMQKGSCSILDQRFLYEIEFEEGEGEGALDPQEDLFNHIVWAPRIWSPWGFLFDCIERTNELGFPYWSRSFRDKRIIYDEEDELQENDLGFL